The following DNA comes from Schistocerca piceifrons isolate TAMUIC-IGC-003096 chromosome 3, iqSchPice1.1, whole genome shotgun sequence.
atgctgtgcgTTTTCGAACAACATATACAAAGACATCACACGTTTTTATGTAATGATGATGTGCTTTTCCATAAGGTACTGACTTTATCTTTCCTCATTTTCTCACTTTATAAACCACTCCTCCagaattctcaaaaaaaaaaaaaaaaaaaaaaaaaagtgttcaaatgtgtgtgaattcctgaaggaccaaactgctgatgtcatcggtccctagacttacacactacttaaactaccttacgctaaaaacaacacacacacacacacccatgcccgagggaggactcgaacctccggaggaaggggccacgcaatccgtgacatggcgcctcaaaccacgcggccacacgGCGTggattcagaattctctcgcagttgtgtCTCCACATCGTGTTAGTGGGGTGAGAGAGTGTGAGccccgctgtgttttggcaaaagaagcaaattttgacatggcaaccagagaaatgagTAGGTCTTTCTCCAAAttgtggtagattcttttatgtgtttgtctattttttgtttgtctgttgtcgatgtattatgctcgcagtaaaaggtcgtaacaacgtgataaaattgtctctgatagtgctgttaaaagaattactgtttgttgcgcgtatGAATAGTCTTGGGAGAGATggctggatatttttagcaactattcatacatgagattgcaggttcgagtgctgttgtCCATGTCTCTTCCCATACACGTCGCATTCAATatgaaacaattctgctatttcaatacttccaaaaatactaataaaggtcgtgaagctcacctttgttctcatgaaataataacggtttattgtgtctcttgtacaattctccacgtaacatcaaaagaagcgaacagaaaactctagttacccttagttacgagtaaaccacagagagagtagtattccgagtcaacgatataattatcatagagtctctcacagtcgattcagtacattacatatttattacactacaaAATTCGTCACTCATGGCGCTTTTCTGAAAGCTACAAATGGTTAACACGGCAGGAGAAAATAAATCGCTGTaatttcggcggaattctttttagatacacACGAAAGcaaaggtgacagtagatcttcttGAATAGTCGCcttgcaagtgtgggcgtggagggacgACATTTAACATTTACATAAAATATGCttttaggcttcagtttagaaccgcaCTTACCCTCCAgccctcggcatttcccctacaccGCCCTGAGCGACCACCCACCAATGCCGCTCTCCCTACAATTCcccagccgactgcgcatctagAGCCCACGGCGTTTTGCGCGCACTGTATCAGCAGGAATTTTGTGGAAATTGAGCGAGGCGGACTGTTTTAAATATATCGTGGAGATATAAAGAAACAGATTAGTTAAGCCGTGTTATGAAATTTAGCCAGCGCACAGCACACCTGATATGGCCTTAAAAACCAGTTCCAGTTATATTAGAACTTCCATGCTTAATACATTTTGTGCAGGAGGTGTTCCACAGTTTCTAAGTACTTGAAAAAATAAGACACAACCGCCAAGAAGCTGCAACCTGACTACCTTTATTAGTGACTAGTCACGATAGTATTATCATGTTCTGGTCGGCGTAAAAAGGTCTGTAAAGTCGCCATTGCTCGATCTTGACTGATACGAGAACGAATATCTCTGTGAGGTGCGACAACGTGCAGCTAATTATCTCTGGGCTCAACAATGGTTCTTACAGTGGCGTGCAACACCGGGACCGTCATTAATGTTGAGTCTTCAAATGTGGTCTGTCGCATAAACTCCGTCTGAGGAAAAATTGGAAATGTATGGTAAGGACTGTGCGACCAAACTGCTCCGACGGGGCGGTGAAAATAATGAAGAGTGGTTGAAAGGTTTTCACACGAAATgcgcatatacaaatgttggttgaaaaatgttattgcaaattttggctctcacgtgagTCTCAGgcgatgatttccacacttggtgcattagtacatttccacacccgcgcatttttcatagttttttaattaattcttcactCAGACATacgtacagtttatgctagggaacaaaaattaggccaTTATTACACTAAATTCAGCTTTTCACGACACAGTTaagtcactatttattggcgttgtccttttctttcccacaatgaaattagcactggtgagacggtttacagttttactttaataaaatTTGACTCCGAGACccaaatagcagtaatgtaggctgctataaacgaaaattactcactcagttcgaacagaaccacaagtcccactgtcctctttgttctagcatTTTTGGCGCGAATTCACAGTTCGCCACAAGTTCACTTACCTCGTAAatagtactcacacaaataatcgtagcacttccagttcaccaaatatatgcttgcacacttgcactattatacaatactctttgtcgaaataaatcggcgcgagaaacagttctcaaacgaccacattggCCACCCTCAAGTGGGCTTTCTCGGCGCTCATCCTCCAAAACGAATGACCAACGACTGCCCCTTGGCCAAGATGGCCgatcgcttatataggctcgggcGTCAACCCCCTGGCTATGCAAGTACCAGTcgcaccagttaaggttacaaattttgatacaacacatccctcgacagaaataagttcaCCATCGGAACCGTGCTAAAAActacatcttatttactatgttacattagtttctcccgtaaatcaagttttagtttttgcaagatttcgccacttagcgcaaatttgtttgttgacatctgtgctgcaaagttttaacatagacctgcctatagcaccgtttttagacgtagtCTACAGCGGTCTACACATTGCggtgctcaaaatcttcatatatataataattaattaatcatgggcgataaatgttaataataataattgaaaactattgcaagtgtaTAGTATAATTCAACTAGTTTAACCCTTTCAGGTACACAAGAAAACTAAAGTGCTAGTGCTTCAACTTTTTGTAGCTCTGTGGTAACTGGaggttttataaacaaaatatgttattatttcaaacatttttatttgtattgctAAAAAAAAAAGCTGGGACGTATTTGTCCCTGTGGTCCTTAAAAGACAGTTACAGAACACATTACACTtaatacatcgaaaaattacagAGGCTTTGTATATGTTGTCTATTTGATGTTAAATTCTGCAAAACAGTTTCCGCTTGAAGTAAAGCATAAATTAACACCACACTGTTCACAAACATTGTAAGTGCGATTTTCAACACACTTTGAAGCACAATGAACACATCTCTTCCTTACGTCTGATTTTATCATTCGGTGCTCTGGACTCTTTGGACTGCAACTGATCTGCAAACTTCTTGATGTTTTCACTACTGTTGATAAATTCCTTTGTCGACTTGAATAATTTCCAATAAGATTTCTCGCAATGCATTGTCTGAACTCTACGGATGATAGTGTTGATTTGAATCCTGATTCTTCTGCCAATTTTGAATATATTACATACGCATTGTTTACACCAATGacaagaagatcaaagaaaattctCAGGTAATACTTAATCTTAGCCTTACTGTCGATCTCATAAGTCACTTTCTTCTGGTCCATAAGGTCCACCCCTCCCATCCACTTGTACTTTCTTATCATAAGAGGACACTGAACATGGATCTTTTCAGAAGAACCGGACTGACGCCTCTTCACTGTCATACATGGTATTGGGGAAATAAAATTAGTCAGTAGAAAAACTGGTTTGTTATCCATCCATTTAACGATTGTCAGACCATCGCTACTGAGACTGTATGAATCAcctcttttcatttccttgtctgGAGGGAATGTCTTTGGGATGTTTTTACGATTGGTGCGCACTGTTCCACATTATCTGATATTTTGTAAACCGAGGTAATACTGCAAAGCTGGAGAGTTAAAAAAGTTATCTATGTAAATTTCACATCCCAGTCCAGATAGTGATTTTGTCAGTTGCAGAACTACTGACTCACCAAGCTGTACTTCAGGACCTGAGTTTTTTTGCCAGTGTATAAATCACACTCAAATAGGCAGCCAGTTTCCGAATCACATCTGCTCCACATTTTGAAAACCCATTTTACTGACTAATTTTTGACATACTGTCGCATAATATTATGTCCTTTGAATCTGATCATATGCTCATCTACAGATTGAGCCCTAGTTGCACTAGGAGATTCCTGGAAGGTTTTGTTCAAATGGGTAATTACAGGTCTCACTTTGTATGTGCGGTCTTCCTTTAttgactgatctgcattgttggaaaaatgtaagtactttCGAATCTCTTCAAACTGATGTAGTGGCATAATCTGAGCTATgtaaggaacacctaaatcaggttCAGTTGCCCAGTAGCTTCTAAATGTAGGCAAAATATGGTACCCCATTACCAGGTTTGTACCAAGAAATGCCTTGATTTCATATTGATTTGCGCTGAATGTGTTGCCTGATTGTTCTACACGCAGAATACTTTCAGGAATTAATATATCATGCACCAAATCTTTTAGGCCAATAatggaagaaaaaatttcaaatggctgtgGCATTTCACGATTTTCACTGACACTAAACAAAAGCACTTTCCCAAATTCATGACTCATGTTATCACTGAACTGTCTTGGATGGTAAGTTCTGGACCGTTTAAATTCTGGTAAATCTGGAAGGGAATCAGGTATCTCAGCATTTGGTTCTGATATTTCGTCTGTATGCCTTCTTTTGCTAGGTGGGCTACGTATTTCTTTTTCAGGATCTTCTATAATAACATGTTCTCTTTCATCTTCTATATCTCCTTCAAGTAACAGATTATCTTCGTCATCACTACTGCAAGCCTCCAAAATCTGCATAACACtttcatcagtgatgaaaaattCTCTTTTTCTGGAGCACATGACTTAAAAGCAGATTTAAAATTATACCAGTACAAATGTTTTCCGcttatttaataaaatgaaagataatataTTTTAAACTGAATTTTAAATACCATTCTGCTCGTTTTTTACATAATAGTAACGATTTCATGACATTCAAAAACAAGTACACAAATTACCATTGTGGTACATTGGGACAACTACGTCCCAAGGaatgaaaataaagatttaaaCTGATGAAATACAGTTATTTTCTAAATGAATGGTCTAAAGTAAAAGAGAAACTTACTGGAATATACTTTCAAGCTTTGACAGTAAGGCAGAGAACACAATACACATACAATAAGTGAATAAATTTGTGTGTCTGCTCGAAGTGGGACCCACCAACAATAACCGACGACTAATGGTAGTTATAGTAATTTTTGCCACCAAAGATGTACgatattaaagaaaacaaatatctcTGCTTCAAGTAGAGCGTCTGCAGCACATCAACTGTGATTACAGTCCAATTAGTAAGGTGATTTATATGTGGGACAAATGTGTCCCATGTACGTGAAAGGGTTAAAATACGTGTGTTGCCACCCAAAaaattatatagtgccgttctttacgtcatgaattttcaaatgaattttataaacaattttctctcaaactttgtttattgctctttacaggCTTAATTATTGATGAATCTTAACAAATGACTACGGTACTCGATCAGCTATTACAAAACGTtgttaatgagtgctcgctcatccatGTAAGTTgttgtttactatttttattaatctttcagtattcgtgatatctaccgattttgaggttactataactgttgcgtctcgtgacttgaaataaagatcgatctttcagaaggtgcatactgctgaccacaatccactgccgcatcgctcttcaccgtaagttacatagttttcgcgtaatgcgcgaaaaaccaaacaatgccccaagctgcgggccacgtggccgcccggcggcAGAGACCGTCCCGCCGACCGTTGCAAACCTGCgtgggcgcgccacgcgcttccgctAATCGCGCACCATGTAGtgtgctcgctctccacaaagcaatccttgcatactataaatattcatctagtaacgggggtttgtaccgtcacaatacTCCCACTTGCCAGCGCATGCACGCAGTAAATGCGGTAGCAAGTAGCACCAAAAAACACACAAAGAGAGTGACCGACCAGTCATGTTAAATTAGTCTTAAAATGTTAACAATTTACTTAACAATCTAGTCCGCTGTGGCATCACCCTAAACTAAATAAAATTCCCTGTGTCTTTTGTGCTCAACAAAAAGAAATTTGTACCATATCTGTAAATAACTCCAaaccaaaaaatattttccttaACCATGATTCTAAATTCGTGTCTTCTATGTGTGCGTATGTAGTACAAGAGGCCTGGCAaagcaaaacaaacacaaacaaacaaacaaaacttccttatttCGGGCAGCATATTATGCACACCTCATTGTTTCCACTCAATCTATTcactttggaacacgtatcattTATCAATTTGTTTCATAAGCACTATCACTTCTCGCTGCCTAAAATGTCTTCCAGGGATACCCCCCGAATAGACGTAGTGCCACAGCTCCCTACTCTGGCGCTATATCCTGTCCTCTCACTAGCACTACCAGGGAACGCACAAAATCCCCAATGAAAATCTCATATATACGAAAGTTTTCCCCATTTACCACAGAGTGGTCCAGCCTAGACCCATCCTCATGCAAACCAGAGCTGTCACAGCTAATACAGAATTTCAGGGCAAACCATTACTAAGAAACAGCCGAGAGCAACAACTGGGTAGTTGTGCCCAACAATTTGTTCAATACTAGATTAGAAATGCCCACGTCATTGAGGCAGCACTGCTTGGCGACAAAGCCTCCCTAATCAAAATGATACTGATAATGTGGCAGGAATCATACAGATTTTAAATAATATCTGACTGTTGTCATGGCTTGAGGGCAGAagctaaaaaaagacaaaaaaacttTACTTGATTATTACATAACATCAATTAAATTCCAGGGTTTGGCAATGTTTCCCACCCAAAAAACTGACTTAATCTGCTTTTAAAAATCTCTATTAAAATTCACCTATACACTTTGTTAAAATATCCTCTATTCGTATCATCTAGCCCAGACTGAGATTACAAGGAGCAAAATGAACTAACTTTAATTTTACAATCCCCATGCTGTGTTGCTTACCCTAATATTCAGTCCACCAACTAGACCCCCACGCACCAAAGGAAGTTTGGTGTGTCTACATACAGAACCCAGTGCAAAATATGTTCAAGTTAACAATTACGCCCCAAATTTCTCAAACAACATAAACCTTGTGCTGGAGCCCCCATGCACCAAAAAttaagcagattatatatataAGTCCAACAGTTATTCAGACACCACAACACATAATGTTTACTTCTCCAAAAATTCTTCTTAGGCTCATTAGGCTTCATCCCGAGTATATATTCAAAATGTACCACTCTCCCAGGTCTCGCTGAGAACACATCTTTATTCTCTACCAGTAAATTATACAGTTCTTCCCTCTCACTGTCACCAATACCCTCTGTCTCATAGTTTTCCTTTTTATCTCCTCCTCGATTCCTACTTCATCCAACATGCACTGGGCCATGTGCAAGCTTGCCACTAGATCATCACCTGTTGCCTTTACAAATTTTGTCTCCTTTATACATCCCCCAACATTCAATTCCAATACCTGTCCCCCACAGTTAATATTTGCCccgtatttatttaaaaaatctgtacccagaaccatATTTATACTTAAATTTTGAATCACCAGGAATGGGTGACTAAACAACCCTCCACCAATGTTTACATCTAACACAGCCTCCTTCCTTACTGGCTTGCTGTAATTACCAGTAGCATTTTTTATTCTAATCCCTGTGACCGGGaattctaccattttgtcattccTGATATAATTGTCGAAACCCTCTGCTATCCCACTGACTGTACTACCTGTGTCCACAAAGGCTACTTCACTGACTTAACCTATCTGAACTTTAAATATTGGTTGCACCTTCCTAAAATGTTTCTGCTTGAGCTCCACTTCTGCTAAAAGATCCTCCTCCACTTCATAAGCACAGTATTTTTCCATAGTGCACGCCTGACCCCCATTGGATGATTCTATTTCATTATCGCTTCAAATATTACTTCAAAAGCATCTTTGTGTTCTTTATTTTCTAAGCCCAACCATCCTAATTTTCTGGAAAATCTAAACTTCTCCTTCTCCCATACCTTTGGTCCCAACTTCTGTATATACTTAGAAAAATTCACCCAATCACTTGCATCAAAATCACATTCACTCTTCCCCATCCAACCAGTATTCTGTTCAGCCTCTTCCATACCCCCATACTGCTCATCCTCATACACTACATAATTATTCACCTTTTCAACTTCATCTCCCTTGTCACACACTAATTTTCCACAATATGTGACCCTGCAGTTACTCTCCACAGCACATCCTACCATTTCATTTATAATATCCCACCTTAAACCATCAAACTCCTTATCCCCATCAAATATTTTCTTGAGTACATCATAATATGCCTATGCTCAACATTTAATTGCTTTAAACTGTTCATATAATTATATTTCCCTGCTGTCCAATTTTCTGGAATATACTTTTGCATCAATTTTGCCCTTGCTACTCAATCATTTAAGTTCAGATTCCCCCTTAGTTGGAATGgcgaaggcggtcctctgactactacactctaatactgtcttctcctctctgtgttccacAGACGAGAAACGAGAACTTCCAACCGcaaggacggagttcaggtaacgtctcaacgtaaatataggcagaggaagtgctctccatcactgaacgctgcgtactcaacgacgacttccaacccggaggccaagttcagaatcgtataagttcacaacagtagagtgcctaaccgttctaactgcaaaatctcgtgagagcaaagacagcaggtCAGTCCGTACCAAcaagaagctgatactgagcgaccgtcacacacgggagtTCAAAACGGAAGATcacgtctctccagcgctggtTTCCCAGCAGGGCTTGGCTCGCCAccatcgttaggttaggttatgttaggttaggttaggttaggtttggtttggtttgtattggtttcgttaggttaggttaggttaggttaggttaggttaggttagcttcggttaggttcggttcagctcggtttggttccgttcggttcgtacgcttctgagtaaaaatctttGGAAATAACCCAGGCtctgtggtttccgaggtgccgcttcttcgttcctctcacctgcgtccaagattttcattgTTTCCGACATATAATTCTTCCTGTCGCGACTCcgttgtgctccagcgcttaggtgttaagacgtccgtcttgctatgtcctgtgtttaagcaggaccaacacacctgtgtgggccttccacccagggcttgagttacgtcTGCCGTTTCATTCCCACTGGCGTTCGAACCTCTATtactataggcaatcattcattaagcCGTTTTTatgataaagacactccgtcatctttcatgcaataagcgtgaACAATTATTGACAAGACGTACGTGACAGTGTCagactcctttatatattcatatatacgatgtacaacctaccacatgatacctaattgtggttgtagacgACGGCAAattatgtggatgagtgcttgtaaggtgcgaaattatacccacctcatacagttttctttactCATCCTGTATAATCAGGATCCgttttaataccacagtgtaaaAACGAGTGCAGGCACTGTGTGGATCAtatgtaaaaaaaagtgttttgcgtAACATACAGATCTTTTATCCATTAAGTGTACACACTTTGCAACGTCAGGGGAGTttctaggtaggagacgaggtactggcggaattagagctgtgaggacggggcgtgagtcgtgcttgggtacctcagtttgtatagcatttgcccgcgaaaggcaaaggtcacgagttcgagtctcagtccgtcacacagttttaatctgccaggaagtttcatatcagcgcacactccgctatagagtgaaaatttctttctagaaacatcccccaggctgtggctaagccatgtctccgcaatatcctttcttccaggagtgctagttctgcaaggttcgcaggagagcttctgtgaagtttggaaggtaggagacgaggtactggcggaattggagctgtgaggacggggcgtgagtcgtgcttcggtagctcagttggtagagcacttgcccacgaaaggcaaaggtcccgagttcgagtctcggtccggcacacagttttaatctgccaggaagtttcatgtcaggggAGTTGTTTGAAGTGAACATTGGATGTATTACGTCAGTGAAAAATAGGTCATCATATGAATCAGACCGTCATACCTGCTAAAACAGAGTTAACAGAAATTGGCAATTTCTATTATAGTGAAATAAATACTCGCGACTTCTCGTCGCTAAACGGAAGAACAAACTCAGCGCT
Coding sequences within:
- the LOC124789264 gene encoding piggyBac transposable element-derived protein 2-like — translated: MCSRKREFFITDESVMQILEACSSDDEDNLLLEGDIEDEREHVIIEDPEKEIRSPPSKRRHTDEISEPNAEIPDSLPDLPEFKRSRTYHPRQFSDNMSHEFGKVLLFSVSENREMPQPFEIFSSIIGLKDLVHDILIPESILRVEQSGNTFSANQYEIKAFLGTNLVMGYHILPTFRSYWATEPDLGVPYIAQIMPLHQFEEIRKYLHFSNNADQSIKEDRTYKVRPVITHLNKTFQESPSATRAQSVDEHMIRFKGHNIMRQYVKN